The following are from one region of the Diceros bicornis minor isolate mBicDic1 chromosome 37, mDicBic1.mat.cur, whole genome shotgun sequence genome:
- the LOC131399256 gene encoding LOW QUALITY PROTEIN: loricrin-like (The sequence of the model RefSeq protein was modified relative to this genomic sequence to represent the inferred CDS: substituted 1 base at 1 genomic stop codon) — MTFMKDSKRNDSVAQGSHFVGGGCSGCGGGCGGCGGGSGGACGGCGGCGGGCGGGCGGGCGACGGGCGGGCGGGCSGCGGGCGGGCGGGCGVCGGGCRGGCRGGCGGGCGGGCGGGCGGCGGCGGGCGVCGGGCGGGCGGGCGVCGGGCGGGCGGDCGGGCGGGCGVCGGGCGGCGGGCGGGCGGCGGGCGGGCGGVCGGGGCGVCGGGCGGGCGGCGGCGGCGGCGGGCGVCGGGCGGGCGGGCGVCGGGCGGGCGGCGGGXGGGCSGCGGGCGGCGGGCGGGCGGCGGGCGGGCGGCGGCGGG; from the exons GTGGTGGCTGCagtggctgtggtggtggctgcGGTGGCTGTGGTGGAGGCTCTGGTGGTGCCTGTGGTGGCtgtggtggctgtggtggtggctgtggtggaggctgtggtggtggctgtggtgCCTGTGGTGGAGGCTGTGGTGgaggctgtggtggtggctgcagtggttgtggtggtggctgtggtggaggctgtggtggtggctgtggtgTCTGTGGTGGAGGCTGTCGTGGTGGCTGTCGTGGTGGCTGTGGTGGAggctgtggtggtggttgtggtggtggctgtggtggctgtggtggctgtggtggtggctgtggtgTCTGTGGTGgaggctgtggtggtggctgtggtggtggctgtggtgTCTGTGGTGgaggctgtggtggtggctgtggtggtgactgtggtggtggctgtggtggtggctgtggtgTCTGTGGTGgaggctgtggtg gctgtggtggtggttgtggtggtggctgtggtggctgtggtggaggttgtggtggtggttgtggtggtgtctgtggtggtggtggctgtggTGTCTGTGGTGgaggctgtggtggtggctgtggtggcTGTGGTGGCTGTGGTGGCTGTGGTGGCTGTGGTGGAGGCTGCGGTGTCTGTGGTGgaggctgtggtggtggctgtggtggtggctgtggtgTCTGTGGTGgaggctgtggtggtggctgtggtggctgtggtggtggctgagGTGGTGGCTGCAGTGGCTGTGGTGGAGGCTGTGGTGGCTGTGGTGgaggctgtggtggtggctgtggtggctgtggtggaggctgtggtggtggctgtggtggctgtggtggctgtggtggtggctga
- the LOC131399257 gene encoding small cysteine and glycine repeat-containing protein 8-like: GVCGGGCGGGCGGGCGGGCGGGGCGGGCGSRTTCRSYRLGCCTSCCPCCYGCCGGCCSVPVVCCCRRSCGCKSCGCGQGCCQQKGCSKKQCCQ, from the coding sequence ggtgtctgtggtggtggctgtggtggtggctgtggtggtggctgtggtggtggctgtggtggtggtggctgtggtggtggctgtggCAGCCGCACCACCTGTAGAAGCTACCGGCTCGgctgctgcaccagctgctgccCCTGCTGCTACGGCTGCTGTGGGGGCTGCTGCAGTGTCCCCGTGGTCTGCTGTTGCCGCCGCTCCTGTGGCTGCAAGTCGTGTGGCTGTGGGCAGGGCTGCTGCCAGCAGAAGGGCTGCTCCAAGAAGCAATGCTGCCAGTAG
- the SLC19A3 gene encoding thiamine transporter 2 — MGCFRTPPSHSWIYPTVILCLFGFFSMMRPSEPFLIPYLSGPDKNLTSAEITNEIFPVWTYSYLVLLLPVFILTDYVLYKPVIILQGISFIITWLLLLFGQGVKTMQVVEFFYGMVTATEVAYYAYIYSVVSPEHYQKVSGYCRSITLVAYTAASVLAQLLVSLASLSYFYLNVISLVSVSIAFLFSLFLPMPQKSMFFHAKPSKEVEKPSYTNAALDEPHEGEAAGCGEEKPTSVIPTMSRNLDDGWLSSPRPKNVALRVFVQWFQDLKECYSSKRLFYWSLWWAFSTAGFNQILNYVQLLWDYKAPSQSSSVYNGAVEAIATFGGAVAAFAVGYVKVNWDLLGELALAIFSVVNAGSLFLMHYTANIWACYAGYLIFKSSYMLLITIAVFQIAVNLSVERYALVFGINTFIALVIQTIITVIVVDQRGLNLPISIQFLVYGSYFAVIAGIFLMRSIYIIYAAECQKKMQSSATSQNPYVPHPEEPGDVIMGTKL, encoded by the exons ATGGGTTGTTTCCGAACTCCACCGAGCCATTCCTGGATTTATCCCACCGTGATCCTCTGCTTATTTGGATTTTTCTCCATGATGAGACCCTCAGAACCCTTCCTTATCCCTTATTTATCTGGACCAGATAAAAACCTGACCAGCGCAGAG ATCACAAATGAGATTTTTCCTGTGTGGACATACTCTTATCTGGTGCTGCTGCTCCCCGTGTTTATCCTCACCGATTATGTCCTCTACAAGCCGGTCATCATCTTACAAGGGATTAGCTTCATCATTACCTGGCTGCTGCTCTTGTTTGGCCAAGGAGTGAAGACCATGCAAGTTGTGGAGTTCTTCTATGGGATGGTCACCGCCACCGAGGTGGCCTACTATGCCTACATTTACAGCGTGGTCAGCCCAGAGCACTATCAGAAAGTGAGCGGTTACTGCAGGAGCATCACGCTGGTGGCCTACACGGCGGCCTCAGTGCTGGCCCAGCTCTTGGTATCTCTGGCCAGTCTATCCTACTTCTACCTCAACGTCATATCCTTGGTGTCTGTCTCCATAGCCTTCCTTTTCTCACTTTTTCTACCAATGCCCCAGAAAAGCATGTTTTTTCACGCAAAACCCAGCAAAGAAGTAGAGAAGCCATCGTACACGAATGCGGCATTGGATGAACCTCATGAGGGTGAAGCAGCAGGCTGCGGAGAGGAGAAACCCACTTCAGTAATACCTACCATGTCGAGGAACCTGGATGATGGCTGGTTGAGCAGCCCGAGGCCCAAAAATGTAGCTTTGAGAGTTTTTGTGCAGTGGTTCCAAGATTTGAAAGAGTGCTACTCCTCAAAGCGTCTTTTTTACTGGTCCCTGTGGTGGGCTTTTTCCACAGCAGGTTTTAACCAGATTTTGAACTATGTTCAACTCCTTTGGGATTACAAGGCACCATCCCAGAGTTCTTCTGTCTATAATGGGGCAGTAGAAGCTATCGCAACCTTTGGAG GGGCTGTGGCTGCCTTTGCAGTGGGTTATGTGAAAGTCAACTGGGACCTTCTGGGAGAGTTGGCTCTGGCCATCTTCTCAGTTGTCAATGCAGGCTCTCTCTTTCTCATGCATTACACAGCCAACATCTGGGCATGCTATGCTGGCTATTTGATATTCAAGTCCAGCTATATGCTTCTTATAACCATAGCAGT ATTTCAGATCGCGGTTAATCTGAGCGTGGAACGCTATGCTCTGGTGTTTGGCATCAACACCTTCATCGCCCTGGTGATTCAGACCATTATAACTGTGATCGTAGTGGATCAGAGAGGGCTCAACCTGCCAATCAGCATTCAG TTTTTAGTTTATGGGAGTTATTTTGCAGTCATTGCTGGAATTTTCCTAATGAGAAGCATATACATTATCTATGCGGCCGAATGCCAAAAGAAGATGCAGAGCTCTGCTACAAGTCAGAATCCATATGTACCACACCCAGAGGAACCAGGGGATGTCATCATGGGAACAAAGCTCTAA